The Glycine max cultivar Williams 82 chromosome 3, Glycine_max_v4.0, whole genome shotgun sequence sequence aaaacaattttatgattcattcatcaaagtattacaaagttggtttatttatacaaagacaaaaaataactaACTTGAATAATCAACTaacttactcaaataacttctagtaactaactaactgtcataactaactaactactcaaataacttctagtaaCCAACTAACTGCCATAATCAACTAACTACTCAAATAACTTCTTATAACTAACTGCAACTGTAATCATGATATTATTTGTAAGTTTTTGGAAAAGGATTGGATGATTCTATTGTTGCATACTCTTAAGAGAATGTAACTTTTATTatgatgttttagaaaaaatgGGGCTAGATCAGAATGCTTAGTCATGTTGCAACAAGCACTGATGACTTTGCATATGGtccatgttttttattttcttcttttcccctTGTTACAAAAGAATATCTATATTAATAAAAGAGCATTTAagcaaattagacacacaaaaaatcatgattatcCACAAATATGGATATTTTTGCCATCTCTAATTATCTcgcttaattaattttgttctcCGAGTAAGAGCCAAACCGCTACACAATTTTGCCAACTTGAAAACTAATCACAATCAAGGAGCTAATGAACCTTCTCTCTGCTTCAGCTAAACAGGAGTATGCACTATGCACCAATGTTCttctataaaattatatatagacaCGTATAAGAAAGCTGCAACATATCCACTATTTGTTATGTCGTGCTACAGATGTTACAGCCTCTGAAAATTCTTCCATAAACTCTTTCCAAGTTTATACCTATTGTTAGGAATGACATCGTTCTGTGACAAAAGTAATCCTTCACATTTTAGGAAGGGTGACtgcttaatttacaaaaattctaATCAAGTCAATCATGTATCACAATTTTAGTTGGCCAGAGGTTCTTCCACCTTGCAATTTCTTCCTTGCTATGCAGCTTCCTGATTCCTCCATAAAAACCATCTATTTCATTGCCTTTTTCTATATGATGCTTTCTGTTTATCACGGTTTGTCTCCATCTGGACCCAGCAGTGTACTGTGTGAACTCCAAAATCACTATATCTGTTGTCAGCAACACTTTCCTTTTGTCAGTTATACAGCTAAAACTTCGTTTTGCAAGTAGCACAACCAGATGGGGTAACACATTCTTTATGAGTTTATAAGACCAAAAGTTCTTAACATAAGGCTATAATAGCTTATAATTTTGCCTTATTTGCAACTTTGTTCTTGTTTTCCGTATGATGAAAGCCCAAATTCTATTATACCCTTGATTTGAACTTcagaaaaatataagaaaagctGTTTAATTCTGTTTACTACAAGTTACAATTCAATGTAAAAGTGAATTCTCTTACCATTATAGTGACAATGGCAATGGTTCCCATGTCCTTGACATTGTTCCAAATGACCAATGACACCATACCACCAACCTACAATAAAACACCTcaaaaattattcaatcaaaataatccAATGCATATATATCATgaccaaatttaatattaatattagttcTTGACAAAAGTATGATTGAACCATTTAGTGgagataattaataaattagtcCAACAAGTGAACAAGGCTGAGACATACCATAAGGaaattctttgtttcttctccaCTGAATCTCAATGTGATCTCCAGGTCTCAAGTCATCCAAACAGTCAGAGATGTGAAGAGCATGTGGAGAAGTAGCAATTGGTGGCACTCTTAGCCGGTCCCATTGTATGTTTTCCTCAGTTGTCCATCTCCCATGAGGCGAGTACCTGCCACAAAAGCATGGACTTATTAACCTTTAAAAATTTAGGAAAAGAAGCCATCCAATAAAAGGTTAAGCTGTTAAGATTTTGGTATGTCATCAAATTCTAACCACAGGAATAGTAGGGCATGTACACATAGACAAGTAGTTTGGTATCTAATCTCAACTTTGAAGGAGTCAACTTTTCCACATACCTTGCCAGAAAAGTGTCGGATCGAGAATCATAGCATAGTTGGGCATCATAACATGAGAGCATGAACCCAGCATGACCATTCTGAAAAGGGAAAGTGTGAAACAATTACACAAAATTCCCAAAAAGGAAGACAAATGTTAGCTTGTTagtgttagtttttgttaagaGTGAATTGAACTCGCGACCTTTTCTCTCTTACCTTCTCCCTTAACCATCAAACTCACCTTATATCTCCACATAATATTGGTATTTAGTCATTGAGATTAAGAGAAGCATAAAAGTCATGAATCAGATTATGTGGCTCCAATTACCTCACGGTTATAGACTTGAGCAGGGAACCAAAATTTGCCACTTTCAAGAGAAAGATATAAAGCTGCTATTGAATCTTCTGGTAATGAGCTACTTGACTCTGTGCCCTTTTCTGATTTTGCTTTGATCCATATGAAGGGGAGAAAACCACCACGAAGGAAAGCAAATATTCCTTTCTGATTGTGCTGGTTGGAGGAGATTTTTTCTCTGTTCTTGGAAGCTACATGCCATTTCCATTGCCTATAAGCAGCATCACCAAACACCTTACCCCATTTCCTCTCCATGTGTTTCTTCCATAAATGATCACTCCTACATCTATCCCTCAGAGATGTGCACACTGTTGCCACCCTGCATAATTCAGCTGGTGAAAGGTGCTCAAGGATGCATTCCAATGGCAAATCAGGCAAATCCAAGAGAGAAACATtcccctcctcctcctcattCTCCACCTTAGACACTAAACTATTCTTTTTCAATAACATGCCAAGAGAAAActgaaaaaaactaaaagggGTGGTGCCTGTTGTGCTTCCTTTCTTGAGCCTAGAAACTAACCAACTTGAAAGACTCCCCCAAAACCCAATTGACCCTGGTTTGATCCCTCTCTCCCCTGATGAGAAAGGCCTGCTGGTGAAAGACTTGGAAAGGATGAGAAAGGAGACGAAAGATATGAGGAAGTAAAGCATTGTAATTGAAGGCTTCGTATATCAAAAGGGTCTAAATACTAACAGAGATTGGCAGAAACAACAGAAGGGTCAGCAAAGCTGAAACACACACCAATGGTTTCCCtattaaaagagagaaaaaaaaagatccaCCAATGGAAGAGGAGAGTGGTGACTTGGCCTTAATGCAGTGCTTTCTTTCAGTGAAGGACTTATCACTTATGTATGTAAAGTTGTAAACTACTACTACACAACCGACAAGCCTTCACAGCTGGTTAGTTAAAGCACTTATCCACATTGAACACAAAAACAATGATGAATGATGCTCCTTAAAAATGTGTTAGTAGCATCTAGACACAGTGAATTCCCAcaaaggagagaaacaagatGTACGGGCAGTGGGAGGCAGCTGTTAAGTGATTGATCATTTGATGGAGAGAGGCTAtgagaggaggaggaggaggaggaggggtaGCAAAACAAAGCAAAGCATTATTATAGTATTGGTTAGATTACAATGATGATGATGGCACCAAAAAGAGGCATGGTGGATCCAAATATAAAAACCAATAGAGGCCTGTTTAATCACATGATGCTGGGAATAGAAAGCTGAAAATCTAGGAAATGTATGAGCCACGTGGGATGTGTTAGGCTGTTGCACAATTGCATAAATTAAATGCACCCACCGATCAAATTcaagatgaaaaaagaaaaacgacaaaacaaaacaaatagctTAATTAGCACAATTATTTAGATGAGAATGTAATACTAGCAACCAGCGCGTGAATTAACTGAGGTAAgttattttaactaaaataaaaatcttagaTTTAACCtatggacaaaaaaaaatactagcaaGTGGGGTCCTCTTAAATTCACCCATAGTTTAATCACACAAAGTCCCCCATTATGGGGTGGTTAAGTtaaagaaggagaaggaaaggGACATTTATCTGAACATTG is a genomic window containing:
- the LOC100778469 gene encoding F-box protein At2g32560 — protein: MLYFLISFVSFLILSKSFTSRPFSSGERGIKPGSIGFWGSLSSWLVSRLKKGSTTGTTPFSFFQFSLGMLLKKNSLVSKVENEEEEGNVSLLDLPDLPLECILEHLSPAELCRVATVCTSLRDRCRSDHLWKKHMERKWGKVFGDAAYRQWKWHVASKNREKISSNQHNQKGIFAFLRGGFLPFIWIKAKSEKGTESSSSLPEDSIAALYLSLESGKFWFPAQVYNRENGHAGFMLSCYDAQLCYDSRSDTFLARYSPHGRWTTEENIQWDRLRVPPIATSPHALHISDCLDDLRPGDHIEIQWRRNKEFPYGWWYGVIGHLEQCQGHGNHCHCHYNDIVILEFTQYTAGSRWRQTVINRKHHIEKGNEIDGFYGGIRKLHSKEEIARWKNLWPTKIVIHD